In one window of Desulforhabdus amnigena DNA:
- a CDS encoding DUF3343 domain-containing protein — protein MALFSRFKKKSKPAPLVAAEADRQQADRGILIFENTSEVIQAEKLLKSAGWQVRVMGPPAEIQRGCDLVIEFPLMEKLNIKRMLESAGIPPLETVPVTGPLLQPVDIFQTTDYGAYLMVRAANMKISIEKASLTIVNISGGGCPDVPYLAAMMVGKPLADAPKPRDIGHTLCGYALQLAYEEIVKQCSSS, from the coding sequence GTGGCGCTCTTTTCACGCTTCAAGAAAAAATCGAAACCCGCACCGCTGGTTGCGGCCGAGGCAGATCGACAGCAGGCAGATCGCGGGATCCTTATTTTTGAGAACACCAGCGAAGTGATCCAGGCTGAAAAGCTCCTCAAATCGGCAGGCTGGCAGGTTCGGGTCATGGGCCCGCCGGCCGAAATTCAGCGCGGCTGCGACCTTGTCATCGAGTTTCCCCTGATGGAGAAGCTCAATATCAAACGCATGCTTGAATCAGCCGGTATTCCCCCTCTGGAAACAGTCCCGGTGACCGGGCCGTTGCTGCAACCGGTGGACATCTTCCAGACCACCGATTACGGCGCCTATTTGATGGTGCGTGCTGCAAACATGAAGATCAGCATTGAAAAGGCTTCACTCACCATCGTCAATATCTCGGGAGGCGGTTGCCCGGATGTGCCCTATCTGGCTGCCATGATGGTCGGCAAACCCTTGGCGGACGCTCCCAAACCCCGGGATATCGGCCATACCCTCTGCGGCTACGCCCTGCAGCTGGCGTACGAAGAGATCGTAAAACAATGCTCGTCGTCGTAG
- the yedE gene encoding YedE family putative selenium transporter translates to MLFTKAKDESGQTLKIRRKGKMDSIKRFFASRWGIISVGAFIGVFASLLQKWGNPGNMGICVACFERDMAGALGLHRAEVVQYLRPEIIGFVLGSLIAAYLFKEFRPRAGSAPIVRFILGAFAMIGALVFLGCPWRAVLRLAGGDGNAIFGLAGLVCGIWIGALFLKNGYNLGRTQATYTSVGWLLPLTMVGFLVLMLLYPQVEGEAKSGVLFYSLKGPGAMHAPLAVSLGVGLAIGFLAQRSRFCTMGALRDLILFRQTHLLSGFLALLTFAFVTNLIVGQFKPGFEGQPVAHTQELWNFAGMALAGLAFALAGGCPGRQLFLAGEGDGDSAVFVFGMIVGAAFAHNFGLASSPSGVGPHGIAAVIVGLAVCLFIGFTMRKTAK, encoded by the coding sequence ATGCTATTCACAAAAGCCAAAGATGAATCAGGGCAGACTCTTAAAATCAGGAGAAAAGGAAAAATGGATTCGATCAAGCGCTTTTTTGCCAGCCGGTGGGGAATCATCAGCGTGGGTGCATTCATCGGGGTATTCGCTTCCTTGCTCCAAAAATGGGGGAACCCGGGGAACATGGGCATCTGCGTGGCATGTTTCGAACGCGATATGGCCGGCGCGCTGGGGCTTCACCGTGCGGAGGTAGTGCAATATCTGAGGCCTGAAATCATTGGCTTCGTTTTGGGATCGCTGATTGCTGCCTATCTTTTCAAAGAGTTTCGCCCGCGCGCCGGTTCCGCCCCTATCGTGCGCTTTATTCTCGGCGCCTTTGCCATGATCGGTGCGCTGGTTTTCCTGGGCTGCCCCTGGCGGGCCGTGCTGCGCCTGGCCGGAGGGGACGGCAACGCCATATTCGGACTGGCAGGTCTTGTCTGCGGTATCTGGATCGGGGCACTCTTTCTGAAAAACGGATACAACCTGGGACGCACCCAGGCCACCTATACGTCGGTGGGCTGGCTGCTGCCGCTGACAATGGTGGGATTTCTCGTATTGATGCTGCTCTATCCTCAAGTTGAGGGAGAGGCCAAAAGCGGGGTTCTCTTCTACAGCCTGAAAGGACCCGGTGCCATGCACGCTCCGCTGGCCGTATCGTTGGGGGTCGGGCTGGCGATCGGTTTTCTGGCCCAACGCAGCCGTTTTTGCACCATGGGAGCCTTGCGTGACCTCATTTTATTCCGCCAGACCCATCTGTTGAGCGGCTTTTTGGCTCTGCTGACATTCGCCTTCGTCACCAACCTGATCGTCGGTCAATTCAAACCCGGATTCGAGGGGCAACCCGTGGCCCACACCCAAGAGCTATGGAACTTCGCGGGCATGGCGCTTGCTGGACTCGCCTTCGCTCTTGCCGGCGGATGCCCGGGCCGCCAGCTCTTTCTGGCGGGAGAAGGCGACGGCGATTCGGCCGTGTTTGTTTTCGGCATGATCGTTGGCGCCGCTTTCGCGCATAATTTCGGACTGGCCAGCTCGCCCTCGGGCGTTGGACCGCATGGCATCGCTGCGGTGATAGTGGGCCTGGCCGTATGCCTTTTCATTGGCTTTACGATGCGCAAAACAGCGAAATAA
- a CDS encoding NAD(P)H-hydrate dehydratase has translation MLVVVGTVPDPGIPILVGEVGTSEGQITVTDRSFPVNRGTPALLAAALQVSRTLGQPPPSACLVGDIGLGDGSRRLYRFLCENTEQMECDVIVFHYLQPDVDWHNRVLFALQEMARTPILIADAGFMYAAKMSGEAEAYDLFTPDIGELSFLADEKAPHPFYTRGFILHMEERVPEMIARAYRFQNAARCLLVKGNRDYVADREGIRAIIDSPSVATLEPIGGTGDTLTGIAAALIDSGMPLQDAAQMAAGINRLAGHYAKPTPATQVSEIIDHIPRALRELIHA, from the coding sequence ATGCTCGTCGTCGTAGGGACCGTGCCTGATCCGGGCATTCCGATCCTGGTTGGAGAGGTGGGTACCTCAGAGGGGCAGATCACTGTTACGGATCGATCGTTTCCGGTCAACCGTGGTACACCGGCTCTTCTGGCGGCTGCGCTCCAGGTCTCCCGCACATTGGGTCAACCGCCGCCTTCGGCCTGTCTTGTCGGAGACATCGGCCTGGGAGACGGCAGCCGCCGTCTGTACCGTTTTCTATGCGAAAACACGGAGCAGATGGAGTGCGATGTCATCGTTTTTCATTACCTCCAACCCGATGTGGACTGGCACAACCGGGTCCTTTTCGCCCTCCAGGAGATGGCCCGAACACCCATTCTCATCGCCGACGCGGGTTTCATGTACGCCGCTAAAATGAGCGGGGAGGCCGAGGCCTACGACCTCTTCACCCCCGATATCGGGGAGCTTTCCTTTCTGGCCGACGAAAAGGCGCCCCACCCCTTCTATACCCGTGGCTTCATTCTCCATATGGAGGAGCGGGTACCGGAGATGATCGCCAGAGCCTACCGGTTCCAAAACGCCGCACGCTGCCTCCTGGTCAAAGGCAACCGCGATTATGTCGCCGACCGTGAAGGAATCCGGGCAATCATCGATTCGCCCAGTGTGGCCACCCTTGAGCCCATCGGCGGCACCGGAGATACCCTCACCGGGATTGCAGCCGCCCTGATAGATTCGGGCATGCCGCTGCAGGACGCCGCACAGATGGCTGCCGGAATCAACCGGCTGGCCGGACACTACGCAAAGCCTACACCCGCCACCCAGGTCTCGGAAATCATCGACCATATTCCCCGGGCCCTGAGGGAGTTGATTCACGCATGA
- a CDS encoding sulfurtransferase TusA family protein produces the protein MALTVDARGLSCPQPVLMTLDAIKSGSDTEIIVLVDTDTSKENVTRAANSKGWSVTGIQPDGEGYKLTLKKE, from the coding sequence ATGGCACTTACAGTTGATGCCAGAGGGCTTTCATGTCCGCAACCGGTGCTGATGACCCTGGATGCAATCAAATCCGGATCGGATACGGAAATCATCGTTCTGGTGGACACCGATACCTCGAAGGAAAACGTCACCCGGGCCGCCAACAGCAAGGGCTGGAGCGTTACGGGCATTCAGCCCGACGGTGAGGGCTACAAGCTGACCCTCAAAAAGGAATAA